Proteins encoded in a region of the Cyclopterus lumpus isolate fCycLum1 chromosome 23, fCycLum1.pri, whole genome shotgun sequence genome:
- the LOC117725889 gene encoding microsomal glutathione S-transferase 1-like, with protein sequence MATLMEEEVFMAFTTYATIVLLKMLLMAPMTAYFRFNRGAFANEEDVALKPAEERKKLFRTHPDVERVRRCHMNDLENIVPFVLIGLLYALTGPELSTALLHFRFFTACRIFHSIAYVGALPQPCRALSWMLGLLVTFSMAYRVLGKVLVL encoded by the exons ATGGCAACGCTGATGGAAGAGGAGGTATTTATGGCTTTCACCACCTACGCAACTATCGTCCTTCTGAAGATGTTGCTGATGGCTCCCATGACTGCATACTTCCGCTTCAACAGGGGG GCTTTCGCTAATGAGGAAGACGTGGCCTTAAAgcctgcagaggagaggaagaagctgTTCAGAACCCACCCGGATGTAGAGCGGGTTCGAAG GTGCCACATGAACGACCTGGAGAACATCGTTCCCTTCGTGCTGATCGGGCTGCTCTACGCTCTGACGGGCCCTGAGCTCTCAACCGCTCTGCTTCACTTCCGCTTCTTTACCGCCTGCCGGATCTTCCACAGCATCGCCTACGTCGGCGCTCTGCCTCAGCCCTGCAGGGCGCTGTCCTGGATGCTGGGCCTGCTGGTCACCTTCTCCATGGCCTACAGGGTGCTCGGCAAGGTTCTCGTCCTTTAG